From Ignavibacterium sp.:
CCAGATTCTTGATAAATTTTTATAAGTTCTTTCTAACATAATTAACCTCACACCAAATAAATTACTGATGGTTTAGTACCTTTTTCCTCGAGCAGTTTAACCTGATTAGGCTGACGAGCCTTTTCTGAGACAAGAGAATCAGGGTCATTAGCATCGCCGAAGTAATTTGCACGACCAATGCAGGTTGATACACACATAGGCAATTCACCTTCATTCAATCTGTGCAGACAAAAATGACATTTGCGTGCATTACCCATTGGTGAATTGTGCCCTTCACGGTTCCAGCTTTTACCATACTCATTGCTAGAAAGCAATTCATAAGGTTGAAGTTCTGGTGTATCTTCAGTATAGTATTCTCCGAAATCACTTGTTCTTGCGCCATAGGGACACGCTGAGATGCAATAACGGCAGCCGATACATTTGTCATAATCAATTTGTGTAATTCCATCAGGTCTTTTCCATGTTGCATTAACAGGACAAACAGCAACACAAGACGGTTCTTCACATTGCATACAAGGTCTCGGGAAAAATCTCAATTGAGTATTGGGATATTCACCAAATTCTTCCTGCACAACAGGACGATAAACAACTCCAGGAGGAAGTTTATTTTCAGCGATACAAGCAACTGTGCAAGCGTGGCAGCCAACGCATTTCCTTGTATCAATAACCATCATCCATCTTCTTTCTTCAACCGGTTTTGCTAAGGCTTTCTTCAACTCTGCCTGCATTCTTAATAACACATCAGATTTTTCATTTATTTCAACTGTTTTGAAATCAGGAATATCGCGAATAGTTTCTTTGCCAGTGGGAACCTCAGGTGGAGGACTCAAGCGAGAAACAGTAACCGCAGCAACTGAAACTGCGACACCGCCACCAACAACTCCGGCAGTTCTTAAGAAATCCTTTCGGGATATTTCTTTGTTTAATAAACCTTCTTGCTTTTTTTCTTCTGCCATTATTTTTCTCCGTTTATTTTCGTAGCACAGACTAATAGTCTGTGTTGCAATTTTTTATAAGAATGAATAAAAGAATGTTATTCTTGGTGTAATTGATGCATCAATGCTTCTTCCATTTGGAATTGATTCATAAGTTTCTATTATAACATTAGGACTGATCGTAACTTTATCATCCGGTTTATAATTCAAGCTGAAGATGAACCAATTCCTCATATCACCTTTTGCATTAGAGTCAGTATTAGGATCGTAATAATCATATCTTCCGATAACTGCTAATTCTTTTGAGAAGTTGTATGAAGCAAATGCAGAGATTCCCATTCCTGTTTTATCTTTTACATCTGTTCCATTTACCATTCCATTCTGTCTTGTGTTTAAGAAGCCTTCAACACCGAATGAATATGCATCTTTTTCTTTATAACCAAGGAACAGAGAGTATGTTAAGTCGTTATTTGCAATGGTTGCTGGTGGATTTGATGTGCTTGCCGGATCATTAATATTCGGACGAGCTTTTAAGTCAGCATAAAGTGTGGCAGTAAATTGTTTAATTGGTGAATACTGAATGTGTGCATAAAATCTTTTGTACTTATCTGTTTCGGGTTTATTACCTGTTCCATCGCCAATCATTAACCAATACTTAAACATTCCGTTACTGTCTAATTTACCTTTTAAAGCAATAGCAAGATCTCTCGAAGAGACTATGCCTCTTAAATCCATAATAGTTTTTTCAAGAAACCGGTTGCCCCAAATACCTTCTGAAACTTCAAAGGCAGGTGTAGGAGATATACCGAAAATGAGATCGCTTCCTTTAAAAATATTTTTCCATTGTAGATAAGCATCTTTAACAAAAACACCAATCTTCCCATTGCTAGCATTCGCTTCCTGGTCTGCTTCTAATCTGAATCGTGTTAAGAATGATTCAGAAATATCATAATCATAAGTAAAATAAATTCTGCGTAACTGAAATCCGTTTAAATCTTTTTTCCCACCATTTACTACATTAGGTAATGATGATAAACCGGTATCTCTTGTAACATTATAAAAATAATCTCCGAACATATAACCGGATATTCTTCCCTTATTTGTAACTTCCTGAGCATATAGCAAACTCAAAGAGGTGAATATCAAGGTTGCTACAAAAAGAACTTTTTTCATTTTTCTCTCCTTCTTAATGATTTATTTCGTGATTTCTTCAATTGATTTAATTTCTTTTTTAAAATCGTGAATACCTTTACCAATTCCTTTAGCTATTTCAGGAATTCTTTTAGCACCAAATAAAAAAGTAATTACTGCTACTATTAACAGTATTTCAGTGAATCCTAAATTTCCGAACATTTTTAACTCCATTTAATTGTTAATAGTATTATGCAATCAAAGTGCCTCTACTAAATTGTGCTATTTCGATTCAAAATAAAAGAATTTTTAGCTCTTATAAATTTTTCAGCGACGAAATCCTGTCGCATTCGCCGAGTTTTCGTTTCTTAATAATTTATTAACATTATTTTAATAATAACTTAACAATGGAGAAGTATGTTCGGAACAAAAAAAGGAGAATTATGAAAAACATTCTTTTAACCTCGATTTTGTTTTTAACTCTCGTATCATTGAGCGCTTTTGCTTCAAATGGTGAGAAAAATATTTACTCCATTGTTGAAGTTGTCACACCAGCCAAAGAAATTTACGATGATGGAATTTACAGAACATTCTTTACATCATTCTTTATTACTGATGAAAACGGTAATAAAATCTTAAGTTCCGGTGAGGTTTTTGACAAAGCAGCAAAAATTAAACTGACCGAGGGCAATTATAAAATTTATTACTTTGATTTGAATGGTAACTTATCCAGTAAAGAATTTGAAGTAACGAGCGGAAATTATTTTAGGATAGAACTTAAATAACCTCTCTTTTCTTTGTGAATCTTTGTGTTGTCCTTCGTGATCCGCCGACTGACGGATTGTGGTAATAAATATTTAACCACGAAGGAACTCAAAGGGTTTTCACAAAGGAGCACTAAGGATTAATTAATTCCATACTTTTCAATTTTACTTTTCAGTGTTGAAGGCGGCAGTCCTAGTAGCTCTGCTGCCTTTGCTTTGTTGTTGCCTGACTTTAACAATGCTTTTTGAATTAATGATTTTTCAACTTCTTCAAGAATTTCATTCAAGGATTTATCTTCATTAGCAGTTATGCTTTCTAAATTGATTTTTGTAGAAAGCAATTCCTGTGGAAGTCTACTTGTTGTAATTTTACAATCATAACAAAGAATTGAAAGTCGTTCGGTAATATTTTTTAATTCACGAACATTCCCGGGCCACTCGTAATTTCTTAAAACTTCATAAACAGCTTCTTCTATTATATAATTTTTTTGATAAGAAAATTGATTTAAGAAATAATTGAACAACGGCATAATGTCATCCTTCCTTTCACGCAAAGGTTTGAGATGAATTGGAAGAACATTTAATCTATAAAACAAATCTTCTCTGAACTTTCCTTCCTTAACCAGCTTGCTCAAATCAGCTTTGGTTGATGCAATTACACGCACATCAATCTTAATTGATTCACTGCTGCCAACTCTTTCTATTTCCTGTTCCTGCAGAACACGCAATAATTTAACTTGTGTTTCGAGGGGAACATCATCAATATCATCCAGATAAATCGTTCCCTGATCAGCTTTTTCAAACCTCCCAATGCGGAGTTTATCTGCGCCGGTAAATGCACCTTTTTCGTGTCCGAACAATTCGCTCTCAATAACTTCTTTTGATAAAATTCCGCAGCTGACCTTTATCAGTGGTTTTTCTTTTCTTGGTGAGTTATAATGAATAAGATTTGCAATTAGTTCTTTGCCTGTTCCTGTTTCTCCAGTGATTAAAACTGTTGAGTTGGTTTGGGAAATTATTTTAAGAGTTTCTTTTAGTTCATTCACATATTGGCTATTGCCGATGAATGCATCAAAGTTAAACTGATCCTGAAAGTAATTTTGGTAATCTAAATTTTTTGATTGAAGTAATTTAAGTTCTTTAATTCTATCAAGAATTAAAAGAAGTTCCTCTTTATCGAATGGTTTTGTGATATAATCGAAAGCTCCTTTTTTCATAGCTTCAACTGCCGTTTCAACGCTCCCGAATGCTGTCATCATTATTACGAACACATTTGGATTAATTGATTTTATTTTTGATAAAAGTTCAAGTCCGTTCATTTCCGGAAGGCGAATATCAGAAATGATAACATCACAGTTCTTTTTTTTGAAATGCTCAAGAGCTTTGATTGGATTTTCAAAATCAGTTACAGAATATCCCGCATCGAGTAAATCATCTTTCAGTGATACCCTTAAAATTTCTTCGTCTTCTACAATACAGATATTTAATTTTTTCATAATTACCTTTCCTTTGTGTTCCTTCGTGAAAATCCTTTGTGTTCTTTGTGGTAAAAAATTAACCACGAAGAGACACCAAGTTCATCACAAAGGTGCACTAAGGTTATTAAAAGATTACTCTTTTAATTCCAACTTTTAAATGTTTTACATTAAAGTTTACTAATAATCCTAACCTGCAACCTGATAATTTGAGATAAGTAAGAATTTGTGCAAGGTGAATATCTGCTAATGCATCAACAGATTTTATTTCAACAATAATTTTGTTTTCAACTAATATATCAACTCTATACCCTGCATCAAGTTTTACTTCTTCATAAACTAGTGGTAGAGGTTTTTGCTTTTCATAATTTAATCCTGACTTTCCAAGCTCATAGCACAAACATTCTTCATAAGCACTTTCCAATAATCCGGGACCTAATGCAGTGTGAACCTTGAATGAGCAGTCTAAAATTTTCTTAAAAATTTCTTCTTCATTCATTTTTTATCTCCTTCGCGTTCCTTCGTGAAAATCCTTTGTGTTCTTCGTGGTAAAAAATTAACCACAAAGGAACACTAAGTGCATCACAAAGGTGCACTAAGTTTATTATCAATTGGCAAATATAAATTCACTGTTGTTCCTTTTCCTTCTTCACTTTCAAAATAAATTTTTCCGTTGTGTGTTTCAATAATGTTATACACCACAGATAATCCAAGCCCTGTTCCTTTCCCCGGTGATTTAGTTGTAAAGAACGGATCGAAAATTTTTTCTAATAAATTTTTCGGAATTCCTTTTCCTGTATCCTGAATATTAACTATAAGAAAATCATTCTCTTTTCGAGCAAAAAATACTATCCTCTTTTCACAATCTGGATCAAACTGATTTTTTTCTTCAATTGAATCAATAGCATTAATCAACAAGTTAAGGAAAACCTGTTCGAGCTGATTTTTATTGCCTTTAATCTTTGGTAAATCAGCAGAAAGGTTATTAGTAATTGAAATCCTGAGTTTTTCTAATCTGTGACTTACAAGCAATAAAGAATTTTCGACAATTTCATTAATTGAAAGACTTATAAAGTCGCCGCTTTGTTTTCTCGTAAAGTTAAGAAGATTACCAACAACTCTTTCTATTTTATCAACGGCAGTTTCCATCATTTTAATGTATTTAATATTCTGCTCAAGATTGGAAGGATCATTTTGAATTCTTCTTATACAATTCTGTAAACCAGCAACCGGATTATTTATTTCGTGAGCAAGCCCGGCAGTTAATGTTCCGACTGTTGCAAGTTTTTCAGATTGAATGATTGTCGATTGTGCATTTTGCAAATCACGATAAGCTTTATCCAAACGAAGAATCATTTGATTAAATTTATCAGCAAGAATGTCTATTTCATCCTCTGCTCTGAAAAGCATTTTAATAC
This genomic window contains:
- a CDS encoding 4Fe-4S dicluster domain-containing protein; translation: MAEEKKQEGLLNKEISRKDFLRTAGVVGGGVAVSVAAVTVSRLSPPPEVPTGKETIRDIPDFKTVEINEKSDVLLRMQAELKKALAKPVEERRWMMVIDTRKCVGCHACTVACIAENKLPPGVVYRPVVQEEFGEYPNTQLRFFPRPCMQCEEPSCVAVCPVNATWKRPDGITQIDYDKCIGCRYCISACPYGARTSDFGEYYTEDTPELQPYELLSSNEYGKSWNREGHNSPMGNARKCHFCLHRLNEGELPMCVSTCIGRANYFGDANDPDSLVSEKARQPNQVKLLEEKGTKPSVIYLV
- a CDS encoding outer membrane beta-barrel protein, which translates into the protein MKKVLFVATLIFTSLSLLYAQEVTNKGRISGYMFGDYFYNVTRDTGLSSLPNVVNGGKKDLNGFQLRRIYFTYDYDISESFLTRFRLEADQEANASNGKIGVFVKDAYLQWKNIFKGSDLIFGISPTPAFEVSEGIWGNRFLEKTIMDLRGIVSSRDLAIALKGKLDSNGMFKYWLMIGDGTGNKPETDKYKRFYAHIQYSPIKQFTATLYADLKARPNINDPASTSNPPATIANNDLTYSLFLGYKEKDAYSFGVEGFLNTRQNGMVNGTDVKDKTGMGISAFASYNFSKELAVIGRYDYYDPNTDSNAKGDMRNWFIFSLNYKPDDKVTISPNVIIETYESIPNGRSIDASITPRITFFYSFL
- the tatA gene encoding twin-arginine translocase TatA/TatE family subunit, giving the protein MFGNLGFTEILLIVAVITFLFGAKRIPEIAKGIGKGIHDFKKEIKSIEEITK
- a CDS encoding sigma-54 dependent transcriptional regulator; translated protein: MKKLNICIVEDEEILRVSLKDDLLDAGYSVTDFENPIKALEHFKKKNCDVIISDIRLPEMNGLELLSKIKSINPNVFVIMMTAFGSVETAVEAMKKGAFDYITKPFDKEELLLILDRIKELKLLQSKNLDYQNYFQDQFNFDAFIGNSQYVNELKETLKIISQTNSTVLITGETGTGKELIANLIHYNSPRKEKPLIKVSCGILSKEVIESELFGHEKGAFTGADKLRIGRFEKADQGTIYLDDIDDVPLETQVKLLRVLQEQEIERVGSSESIKIDVRVIASTKADLSKLVKEGKFREDLFYRLNVLPIHLKPLRERKDDIMPLFNYFLNQFSYQKNYIIEEAVYEVLRNYEWPGNVRELKNITERLSILCYDCKITTSRLPQELLSTKINLESITANEDKSLNEILEEVEKSLIQKALLKSGNNKAKAAELLGLPPSTLKSKIEKYGIN
- a CDS encoding GxxExxY protein, giving the protein MNEEEIFKKILDCSFKVHTALGPGLLESAYEECLCYELGKSGLNYEKQKPLPLVYEEVKLDAGYRVDILVENKIIVEIKSVDALADIHLAQILTYLKLSGCRLGLLVNFNVKHLKVGIKRVIF
- a CDS encoding ATP-binding protein — encoded protein: MKTFRFRLPLFWKFSIAIITIVLIFGSINSILIYNNVQTALQAETEKRALFIARSISNQITSHILFEDFISLQNTINSIKEIDENIFYIFITDNKNNVLVHTFTNEFPLTLIETNSLKENQSFNTQLLLLKDFNNEVILDVATPILDGKIGTVRVGLKETSIIADVQKTVNIFWIMVAAFLSVGIIGALIFAKFITKPIITIQNVADNIELDQIGKKEIPQIKIRDKFLNRIKMLFRAEDEIDILADKFNQMILRLDKAYRDLQNAQSTIIQSEKLATVGTLTAGLAHEINNPVAGLQNCIRRIQNDPSNLEQNIKYIKMMETAVDKIERVVGNLLNFTRKQSGDFISLSINEIVENSLLLVSHRLEKLRISITNNLSADLPKIKGNKNQLEQVFLNLLINAIDSIEEKNQFDPDCEKRIVFFARKENDFLIVNIQDTGKGIPKNLLEKIFDPFFTTKSPGKGTGLGLSVVYNIIETHNGKIYFESEEGKGTTVNLYLPIDNKLSAPL